One part of the Thermanaeromonas sp. C210 genome encodes these proteins:
- the asnB gene encoding asparagine synthase (glutamine-hydrolyzing), with the protein MCGISGWIDWEVDVTRHRPTLEAMTETLSCRGPDAGGIWISPRAGLGHRRLIVVDPEGGVQPMVRKRGEEQYIIIYNGELYNMPELRRELEARGYSFQTRSDTEIILVAFMEWGMECVERLNGIFAFAIWDVKEQSLFLARDRLGVKPLFYAQRGSAFLFASELKALLTHTAVRPEIDAEGLAEIFVIGPARTPGHGVFKGVAELKPGHCLLYHQNGISIRQYWRLQSHPHPDDLDTTVAKVRDLLKDSVERQLISDVSLCTLLSGGIDSSAITAFAAGALRRKGLEPLKTYSIDYAGNESYYRPNEFEPTSDRDWGRRVAAFLGTNHHTVVVDTPELVEALTAAVQARDLPGMADIDASLYLFCREIKKGASVGLSGECADEVFGGYPWFRRQEALRARTFPWSLEIEKRVRLLSPELTQEIRPLEYVADRYAEALAEVPRLPAENPFEARIREIFYLTLTRWMPTLLDRNDRMSMAVGLELRVPFCDHRLVEYVWNVPWAVKYVDDKEKGLLRRALAGVLPDEVLARRKSPYPKTHNPAFLHAVGAWVRDIVHQPNSPLRPLINIPVVRALVESRTEFDIPWFGQLMRRPQLLAYLAQIDFWLREYRVSLDL; encoded by the coding sequence GTGTGCGGCATTAGCGGGTGGATAGACTGGGAAGTAGATGTGACCCGCCACAGGCCGACCTTGGAAGCCATGACCGAAACCCTCTCCTGCCGCGGACCCGATGCCGGTGGAATCTGGATTTCACCCCGGGCGGGCCTGGGCCACCGCCGCCTGATAGTAGTCGACCCTGAGGGCGGTGTTCAGCCTATGGTTCGCAAGAGAGGGGAGGAACAGTACATCATAATTTACAACGGCGAGCTTTATAACATGCCAGAGCTGCGCAGAGAACTGGAGGCCCGCGGGTATTCTTTCCAAACCCGTTCTGACACTGAAATTATCCTGGTGGCCTTCATGGAATGGGGAATGGAATGCGTCGAACGTCTGAACGGCATTTTTGCTTTCGCCATCTGGGATGTAAAGGAGCAAAGCCTGTTCTTAGCCCGCGACCGCCTGGGAGTTAAACCGCTATTCTATGCCCAGCGGGGTAGCGCTTTCCTTTTCGCCTCGGAATTAAAAGCCCTCCTTACCCACACAGCGGTTCGTCCGGAAATAGATGCCGAAGGGCTGGCCGAGATTTTTGTTATAGGCCCGGCCCGCACACCGGGGCACGGAGTGTTTAAAGGTGTTGCTGAGCTCAAACCCGGACACTGCCTGCTGTATCACCAAAACGGTATCTCTATACGCCAGTACTGGAGGCTTCAAAGTCATCCTCACCCGGATGATCTGGATACCACCGTTGCTAAGGTCAGGGACCTTCTAAAGGATTCCGTCGAGCGGCAGCTTATATCTGATGTTTCTCTCTGCACTCTACTATCCGGTGGCATTGATTCGAGCGCTATTACCGCCTTTGCCGCCGGAGCACTGCGACGGAAGGGGTTGGAACCCCTTAAGACATATTCCATAGATTATGCAGGCAACGAGAGCTATTATAGGCCTAATGAGTTCGAACCCACCTCTGACAGGGATTGGGGGAGAAGAGTTGCGGCCTTTCTGGGTACTAATCATCATACCGTCGTGGTTGATACTCCCGAGTTGGTCGAAGCCTTAACAGCGGCTGTCCAGGCTCGCGATTTGCCAGGCATGGCAGATATCGATGCCTCCCTTTACCTCTTCTGCCGCGAAATTAAGAAAGGGGCGAGCGTAGGCTTGTCAGGCGAATGTGCGGACGAAGTCTTTGGGGGTTATCCATGGTTTAGGCGCCAGGAGGCACTCCGGGCCCGGACCTTTCCCTGGTCCCTTGAAATAGAGAAAAGGGTGCGCCTGCTCTCGCCTGAGCTAACCCAGGAGATCCGGCCCTTGGAGTACGTAGCGGACCGGTATGCTGAGGCACTGGCTGAGGTACCCCGACTTCCGGCAGAAAATCCTTTCGAAGCCCGCATACGCGAGATTTTCTACCTGACCCTTACCCGCTGGATGCCCACCTTACTGGACCGCAATGACCGTATGAGCATGGCGGTGGGTTTGGAGCTCCGCGTACCCTTTTGCGATCACCGCCTGGTAGAGTATGTCTGGAATGTTCCCTGGGCCGTAAAGTACGTGGACGACAAAGAAAAAGGTCTTTTGCGCCGGGCCTTAGCAGGTGTACTGCCAGACGAAGTGCTGGCGCGGCGCAAAAGCCCGTATCCCAAAACGCATAATCCTGCTTTTCTGCATGCCGTGGGTGCCTGGGTGCGGGATATTGTTCACCAGCCTAATTCACCCCTGCGCCCCCTCATAAATATCCCCGTTGTCCGAGCTCTCGTGGAGTCACGTACCGAGTTCGATATACCGTGGTTTGGGCAGCTCATGAGACGACCGCAGCTCCTGGCCTACTTGGCCCAGATAGATTTTTGGTTGCGGGAATATCGGGTGTCGCTTGACCTTTAG
- a CDS encoding response regulator transcription factor, producing MKPVILVVDDDEKITSLLKRILLYEGYEVLVAGDGFTALSLATRQPDLIILDLMLPDIDGVEVCQKIRQQSEVPILMLTARDETADRVLGLDSGADDYLVKPFALEELLARIRALLRRHRRAERKVLEYADLKLDTGTREAWRGNRVFQLTAKEYDLLELFLRHPRQVLTRETLMTKIWGYDYSGESNVLEVYVGYLRNKLEAQGEPRLIHTVRGVGYVLK from the coding sequence TTGAAGCCGGTTATTTTGGTGGTCGATGACGATGAAAAGATTACCTCTTTATTGAAGCGCATACTCCTTTATGAAGGCTACGAAGTATTGGTAGCAGGCGACGGGTTTACGGCCCTTTCCCTGGCTACGCGCCAACCCGATTTGATAATCCTGGACCTCATGTTGCCCGATATAGACGGCGTGGAGGTTTGCCAGAAGATAAGACAACAGAGCGAGGTCCCCATTCTCATGCTCACGGCCAGGGATGAGACCGCCGACCGGGTTTTGGGCCTGGACAGCGGGGCCGACGATTACTTGGTGAAACCCTTTGCCCTGGAGGAACTGCTAGCGCGCATACGGGCCCTCCTGCGCCGCCACCGGCGGGCTGAGAGGAAAGTGCTGGAGTACGCCGACCTCAAACTGGATACGGGTACCCGGGAGGCCTGGCGGGGAAACAGGGTATTTCAATTGACGGCTAAAGAATACGATCTCTTAGAGTTATTTCTGCGCCATCCCCGCCAGGTCTTGACCAGGGAAACCCTGATGACCAAGATCTGGGGTTACGATTACAGTGGGGAATCAAACGTCTTGGAGGTTTATGTGGGGTACCTCCGCAACAAGTTGGAAGCGCAGGGGGAACCCCGTCTTATTCATACAGTACGGGGAGTCGGGTATGTTCTTAAATGA
- a CDS encoding sensor histidine kinase, whose translation MNLRSRLTLWYTGVLAFTLLVFGSLTYALLSRYLTWETDYSLMSKGDEVLRSIRVVSRPLRPQAIVLPDVNAFSSPYTFLQVVDLGGEIVARSRNLADQFLPVDGETLIRALEGKTFFETKQVGNQWLRLYNLPLYLGDQPVGLLQVGRLMHPGLAILARLRQILLLLGLLVLVLAASLGHLLARAALNPISRMTRLAAEIGEGRDLARRLPHHGPMDEVGRLAATFNGMLARLQNAYQRLEEAYASQRRFVADVSHELRTPLTTIRGNVELLQHMVESGSPIQPEALADIAGEAERMSRLLNNLLTLARADAGFTLERKPLDIGRLLAEVARRAPFLGRASFSLADLGELEGCLVLGNEDFLKQLFLILLDNAFKYTPPEGAVTLEAALQDREVEIKVRDTGMGIPPEELSRIFERFYRGEASRRSGGTGLGLAIARWIVEQHGGAIRVSSSPGEGSIFTVQLPRLQR comes from the coding sequence GTGAATCTTAGGAGCCGCCTTACCTTGTGGTACACCGGGGTTTTGGCCTTTACTCTCCTCGTATTCGGAAGCTTAACTTACGCCCTGCTATCCCGCTATCTAACGTGGGAAACCGACTATTCTTTAATGAGCAAGGGCGATGAAGTCCTGCGCTCCATCAGGGTAGTGAGCCGGCCCCTGCGGCCCCAAGCTATTGTTTTGCCCGATGTAAATGCCTTTTCCAGCCCTTACACTTTTCTCCAAGTAGTAGACCTGGGAGGAGAAATTGTCGCCCGTTCCCGCAACCTGGCCGACCAGTTCTTACCGGTTGACGGAGAGACTCTAATCCGGGCCTTGGAAGGTAAGACCTTTTTTGAAACTAAACAAGTGGGAAACCAATGGCTGCGTTTATATAACCTCCCCCTGTACCTAGGTGACCAACCCGTAGGATTGCTCCAGGTTGGACGGCTCATGCACCCCGGCCTGGCGATTTTGGCCAGGTTACGGCAGATACTCCTCCTTTTGGGATTACTGGTACTGGTCTTGGCCGCAAGCCTGGGGCATCTCCTTGCCCGGGCGGCATTGAATCCCATAAGCCGTATGACCCGCCTGGCCGCGGAGATCGGCGAAGGAAGGGATCTGGCCCGGCGCCTGCCCCACCATGGCCCCATGGACGAGGTCGGCCGCCTGGCGGCTACCTTTAACGGCATGCTCGCCCGCCTCCAGAACGCGTACCAGCGGCTTGAGGAGGCTTATGCCTCCCAGCGCAGGTTTGTGGCCGATGTATCCCACGAGTTGCGCACGCCTTTAACTACCATCAGGGGAAATGTGGAACTCCTCCAACACATGGTTGAGTCGGGAAGTCCCATCCAGCCGGAGGCCCTGGCGGATATTGCCGGAGAAGCCGAGCGCATGAGCCGCCTCTTAAACAACCTTTTGACCCTCGCCCGGGCCGATGCGGGTTTTACCCTCGAACGGAAGCCCCTTGATATCGGCCGGCTACTGGCTGAAGTAGCCCGCCGGGCACCCTTCCTCGGTCGGGCCTCCTTTTCCTTGGCCGATTTGGGAGAACTAGAGGGCTGCCTGGTCCTGGGCAATGAGGACTTTCTAAAGCAATTGTTTCTTATCCTGCTGGACAATGCTTTTAAATATACCCCTCCGGAAGGCGCTGTCACCTTAGAGGCTGCCTTGCAGGACCGAGAAGTCGAAATAAAGGTTAGGGACACGGGTATGGGGATCCCGCCGGAGGAGTTGTCCCGTATTTTTGAACGCTTCTACCGGGGTGAAGCCAGCCGGCGGTCCGGCGGTACCGGCCTGGGGCTGGCCATAGCCCGGTGGATTGTGGAACAACATGGGGGAGCCATCCGGGTGTCAAGCAGCCCAGGGGAGGGCAGCATTTTTACCGTCCAGTTGCCCAGGCTGCAGAGGTGA
- a CDS encoding sigma-54 interaction domain-containing protein: protein MFSLPTEKVTRGIQFTNHNLKQVFESLLDAIFVTDPKGNVLVSNSTTALSLGISLDEFIGSNLRDLVHKGYYNTSYALEAVKRKSPMGGILRTRLNLTFFSTSTPILDENGEVKFVLTTGKFLNLDDKYVKTEAELSGGKKGVADVSVCLEESTAVVAESRAMREVLLKAYKVAQTDTTVLLMGDTGTGKDVLARYIHRHSKRSRAPFITINCAALPEHLVESELFGYEKGAFTGAKPEGKEGLFECAHQGTLFLDEIGELPLYLQGKLLRVIETGEVRRIGSNRARQVDVRIIAATNKDLEAMVQQGTFRDDLYYRLSVFPLKLPPLRERPEDIVALAFNFLQEFNKRYGTSFELDYRVLESLLAYDWPGNVRELRNAIERMVISSSVEGQCSLQPMCQSGKDEPRAYKLIKLLGLSGTLREVREEVEELYIRHVLEECGGRIGKAAEKLGIYRTVLYRKLKSYDERRRSGFASPGEAVQK, encoded by the coding sequence ATGTTCTCCTTGCCCACAGAAAAAGTTACGAGGGGTATCCAGTTTACCAACCACAATCTTAAGCAGGTCTTTGAGAGCCTTCTGGACGCCATCTTTGTTACCGACCCCAAAGGTAACGTTCTGGTTTCCAATTCCACTACTGCCCTGAGTTTAGGAATATCACTGGACGAGTTTATAGGGTCCAACCTCCGGGACCTGGTACACAAAGGCTATTATAATACCTCTTATGCCTTGGAGGCGGTTAAAAGGAAGAGCCCCATGGGAGGAATTCTCCGGACGAGGCTCAACCTCACTTTCTTTTCGACCAGTACACCCATCCTTGACGAAAACGGGGAAGTAAAATTTGTCCTTACTACAGGTAAATTTTTAAATTTAGACGATAAATATGTAAAAACAGAAGCCGAACTATCCGGTGGCAAAAAGGGTGTTGCGGATGTATCGGTCTGTCTGGAGGAATCCACGGCTGTCGTGGCCGAAAGCAGGGCCATGCGGGAGGTGCTCCTCAAGGCCTACAAAGTGGCCCAGACAGACACTACTGTCTTATTGATGGGCGACACGGGGACCGGCAAAGATGTACTGGCCAGGTATATACACCGGCATAGTAAACGTTCCCGGGCACCTTTTATAACCATCAATTGTGCGGCCCTGCCCGAACACCTCGTGGAATCGGAATTATTTGGCTACGAAAAGGGAGCCTTCACGGGAGCTAAACCGGAAGGAAAAGAAGGTTTATTTGAATGCGCCCATCAGGGCACCCTTTTTTTGGATGAGATAGGGGAACTGCCGTTGTACCTCCAGGGAAAGCTCCTGCGGGTGATAGAAACGGGTGAGGTCCGGCGGATAGGGAGTAACCGGGCCCGGCAGGTGGACGTTAGAATTATCGCAGCCACCAATAAGGACCTCGAGGCTATGGTACAGCAGGGTACCTTCAGGGACGACCTCTACTACAGATTGAGCGTGTTTCCCCTTAAGCTGCCGCCCCTGAGGGAAAGACCCGAGGACATAGTAGCCCTCGCCTTTAACTTTCTGCAGGAATTCAATAAGAGATATGGAACCAGTTTTGAACTGGATTACCGCGTCCTCGAGTCCCTCCTGGCCTACGACTGGCCCGGTAATGTTCGGGAACTGCGAAACGCCATAGAGCGGATGGTAATTAGTTCTTCCGTAGAGGGGCAGTGTTCTCTCCAACCGATGTGCCAATCCGGGAAGGACGAGCCCAGAGCTTACAAGTTGATCAAATTGCTGGGGCTGAGTGGGACGTTGCGGGAGGTAAGGGAAGAGGTAGAAGAACTGTATATCAGACATGTTCTGGAGGAATGCGGTGGCCGCATCGGCAAAGCTGCGGAGAAACTCGGGATATATCGGACTGTTTTGTATCGTAAACTAAAGAGTTATGATGAGCGAAGACGTTCGGGCTTCGCCAGTCCGGGCGAGGCGGTCCAGAAGTAG
- a CDS encoding methyl-accepting chemotaxis protein yields MAGELARKRAWGGVPGSCPGERETGAGSRDLPALQPEDESVTAESRGEVFAHLIAAAPYFYQLMGERGILGVTDTSEYLWIKEPQHLPISTGVTPGHPVQEGTVAGEAIRTGKRVERQVTRETSRFGVGYYGMAVPVFDRGKVVGAINFILPTGIQDRLREISAQLVDFSSKVHNAMGDIAGAAAELATSAAEMTEYSTELQEGMKVLEEVIRLVRDVADKTHLLSLNAAIEAARAAEHGRGFGVVAVEVRKLAERVKQSVIQMESRIKHMTSIMEGIVERVGNLNAMSQNQAAASEEINTMVAILNQAAKEIDEVAKKGCF; encoded by the coding sequence GTGGCTGGGGAGCTAGCGAGAAAACGGGCTTGGGGTGGAGTGCCGGGAAGCTGCCCTGGGGAAAGAGAAACTGGGGCCGGGAGCCGCGATTTGCCCGCCCTACAGCCGGAAGACGAGTCTGTTACCGCGGAAAGCCGAGGGGAAGTTTTTGCTCACTTAATCGCTGCTGCGCCCTATTTCTACCAGCTAATGGGAGAGAGGGGTATCCTGGGAGTTACGGATACGTCAGAGTATTTATGGATCAAGGAACCCCAGCACCTACCCATTAGTACCGGTGTCACCCCGGGACACCCCGTCCAGGAAGGGACGGTGGCCGGGGAGGCCATCAGGACGGGGAAACGGGTTGAACGTCAGGTGACGAGGGAAACATCCCGTTTCGGGGTGGGCTACTACGGGATGGCCGTTCCGGTATTTGACCGCGGCAAAGTCGTCGGCGCCATTAACTTTATACTTCCCACCGGCATACAAGACAGGTTGCGCGAGATTTCGGCCCAGCTGGTCGACTTTTCCTCCAAGGTCCATAACGCTATGGGCGATATTGCCGGTGCGGCTGCGGAGCTGGCCACTTCGGCGGCCGAAATGACCGAGTACTCCACCGAGCTGCAGGAGGGAATGAAAGTTTTGGAGGAAGTAATCAGGCTGGTACGCGATGTAGCCGACAAAACCCACTTGCTCAGCTTGAATGCCGCGATAGAGGCTGCCAGGGCTGCCGAACACGGCCGGGGTTTTGGGGTGGTAGCCGTGGAAGTGCGTAAGCTGGCCGAAAGGGTTAAGCAGAGCGTCATCCAGATGGAGAGCAGGATCAAGCACATGACCAGCATAATGGAGGGTATAGTTGAAAGGGTTGGAAACTTGAACGCCATGAGTCAGAACCAAGCCGCTGCTTCAGAAGAGATAAACACCATGGTAGCCATCCTTAATCAGGCGGCAAAGGAGATAGATGAGGTGGCCAAAAAAGGCTGCTTTTAA
- a CDS encoding C-GCAxxG-C-C family protein, with amino-acid sequence MSSDTKVAVSGVEGAAGQYIQGTGLAVPPLPWPYKKLDPEVVRRRGYELCFNNDNCMYGSAAALLLTLQETVGFPFTCIPADMFRYGAGGVVGWGTVCGAINGSGAIIALVCKEYFEVIRELMAWYATYPFPSDKHGAYCRFESKVKTIAYSPLCSDSLFKWGAEAKESIRSDIQKDRCAKVVGDTAARAVEMLNARLG; translated from the coding sequence GTGAGCAGTGATACCAAGGTAGCGGTGAGCGGCGTAGAAGGAGCAGCTGGGCAGTACATACAAGGAACAGGTTTAGCAGTACCGCCTCTGCCCTGGCCTTATAAAAAGCTTGACCCTGAAGTAGTACGCAGGAGGGGATATGAACTCTGTTTTAACAATGACAACTGTATGTACGGGAGCGCTGCTGCCCTGCTGCTAACCCTGCAGGAAACGGTCGGCTTCCCCTTTACATGCATCCCGGCGGACATGTTTCGTTACGGCGCCGGCGGAGTCGTGGGGTGGGGTACGGTGTGCGGAGCCATCAACGGTTCGGGGGCCATAATTGCCCTGGTTTGTAAGGAATACTTTGAAGTCATCAGGGAGCTCATGGCCTGGTATGCCACCTATCCGTTCCCCAGCGATAAGCATGGGGCCTACTGCAGATTCGAATCGAAGGTTAAGACCATAGCCTATTCCCCCCTCTGTAGCGATTCTTTATTCAAGTGGGGAGCCGAAGCAAAAGAAAGTATTCGCTCAGACATACAGAAGGACCGTTGCGCCAAGGTTGTGGGCGATACCGCAGCCAGGGCTGTTGAGATGCTAAACGCCCGGTTAGGATAA
- a CDS encoding iron-containing alcohol dehydrogenase, whose product MVSYITRTSPILFGVGAIEQIGERVKGLGCKKVMLVTDAGLKSAGVTDEVVKHLTSAGLGVVQYDKVPSDPPDYAIEECASIARAEGVDGVVGVGGGSVLDAAKAVNVLLTNPPPITAYYGVNVGKNPGKVLVLAPTTSGTGSEATAISVVSDSRTSKKSGVIGHYCTATLAIVDPALTIKLPPALTAGTGMDAFSHAAEALTSGLANPISDILAERAIQLITRYLPIAVENGSDITARTNMSLASLIAGIAFNDALPHFGHAIAHTMGGHFHVHHGTACALAIGPVIAHVASLVPDKVRIIGRAMGLDLRDDMPVEELGQEVAAAIKSFAAKVGITGLKQLNLDKSALEGIAADVPTDDCANFGPEKMTVEIAAKLLRAME is encoded by the coding sequence ATGGTATCTTACATCACCCGTACGTCGCCGATTTTGTTCGGCGTAGGCGCTATTGAACAGATCGGTGAGAGGGTAAAAGGGCTGGGCTGCAAGAAGGTCATGCTGGTCACGGATGCCGGGTTGAAGAGCGCCGGCGTGACAGACGAGGTAGTGAAGCACTTGACCTCGGCCGGGCTGGGAGTAGTTCAATACGATAAGGTCCCCTCTGACCCGCCGGATTATGCTATTGAGGAGTGCGCGTCCATAGCTAGGGCAGAAGGAGTGGACGGGGTCGTAGGAGTGGGAGGCGGTAGCGTCCTGGACGCGGCCAAGGCCGTGAATGTGCTCCTCACCAATCCACCGCCCATTACTGCTTACTACGGGGTTAATGTAGGCAAGAACCCGGGCAAAGTGCTGGTCCTGGCCCCCACAACATCGGGTACCGGCAGCGAAGCCACCGCTATTTCGGTGGTTAGCGATAGCCGTACCAGTAAAAAGAGCGGGGTAATCGGGCACTACTGTACGGCTACCCTGGCTATAGTGGATCCCGCCCTCACCATAAAACTGCCGCCTGCCCTCACCGCCGGTACGGGCATGGACGCCTTTTCCCATGCGGCCGAGGCCCTCACTTCCGGCCTTGCCAACCCCATATCCGATATATTGGCCGAGCGGGCCATCCAGCTCATTACCAGATACCTCCCCATCGCCGTGGAGAACGGCTCCGACATAACGGCCAGAACTAATATGTCCCTGGCCTCGCTGATTGCGGGTATTGCCTTTAACGACGCCTTGCCTCACTTCGGCCATGCCATAGCCCACACCATGGGGGGCCACTTCCACGTCCACCACGGCACGGCTTGCGCCCTCGCCATCGGCCCGGTCATCGCCCATGTCGCGTCCCTGGTACCCGATAAAGTGAGGATTATCGGCCGAGCCATGGGGCTGGACTTAAGGGACGATATGCCGGTCGAAGAGCTCGGACAAGAGGTGGCAGCTGCCATCAAGTCCTTCGCCGCTAAGGTGGGCATTACCGGGCTTAAACAGCTGAACCTTGACAAGTCGGCCTTGGAGGGCATTGCCGCCGATGTACCCACGGATGACTGCGCGAACTTCGGCCCCGAAAAGATGACCGTAGAGATTGCCGCCAAGCTGCTGCGAGCAATGGAATAG
- a CDS encoding aldehyde ferredoxin oxidoreductase family protein, translating to MVTLKGGYTGKILRVNLTRKETRVEELDPNLAAAFIGGAGLGIKLLYDALPAGVDPLSPENVLIFAPGPMTGTDAPCASRMAVVARSPLTGGLAVALSAGHFPAELKFAGFDAVIIEGKAEKPVYLYIKDGEVQFRSAERLWGMMTTDTQLFIKEEVGDHNTRVACIGPAGEKLCRIACIINERRAAGRKGVGAVMGSKNLKAIAVRGSGKVKVDDPQSFSSVLRDMHKLMRDDPALYPGLSKVGTSAAVDVTSAMGIWSAKNWMDTGVFSPVDKLGSQALDQFTIRRNPCYRCPVGCSQVRLARSGRYAGVLSEGPEFETIYSLGTNVGVDDPFAVIAGDRLCDEYGLDSISAGVTIGMALELCERGILSREEVDGLELRFGNAQAVLDLIVKMANRDGFGDVLADGSRLAAQRIGRGAERYAMHIKGLELPAYDIRGAKAHGLNYITSYTGADHNRGYAFQEIFGVPVPEPVDRLAVEGKGKLCKWNQDFSAACFDSPPFCNFLNSVLGPEGPRIVAGLLNAASGLSLSPEDIWKAGERIMNLARVFLAREGFSRADDTLPPRLMEEPIKSGGSAGQLISREDLDKMLDEYYEARGWDKETGLPTKEKLVELGLEYTAEAVEKARTALRK from the coding sequence GTGGTAACGCTTAAGGGCGGATATACAGGCAAAATTCTCAGAGTAAACCTGACCAGGAAGGAGACGAGGGTGGAAGAGCTCGATCCAAACCTGGCTGCCGCCTTTATAGGCGGAGCCGGGTTGGGGATCAAGCTCCTCTACGACGCTCTGCCTGCAGGAGTAGACCCTTTGAGCCCGGAGAACGTGCTGATCTTTGCGCCGGGTCCAATGACGGGGACCGATGCGCCGTGTGCCAGCCGCATGGCCGTCGTTGCGCGTTCACCCCTAACGGGCGGGCTGGCCGTGGCCTTGAGCGCCGGTCATTTCCCGGCCGAGCTCAAATTTGCCGGCTTTGACGCCGTCATAATTGAGGGTAAGGCCGAGAAGCCGGTGTACCTTTACATCAAAGACGGTGAAGTGCAGTTCCGGAGTGCCGAACGGCTCTGGGGCATGATGACCACCGACACGCAGCTGTTTATCAAAGAGGAAGTAGGGGATCACAATACTCGGGTAGCCTGCATAGGGCCTGCCGGCGAAAAGCTCTGCCGTATTGCATGTATTATCAACGAGCGGCGGGCTGCCGGCAGGAAGGGTGTCGGAGCCGTGATGGGTAGCAAGAACTTGAAGGCCATTGCGGTCCGCGGTAGCGGCAAAGTCAAAGTGGACGACCCCCAATCCTTCTCGTCCGTCTTGAGGGATATGCACAAGCTCATGCGGGATGACCCGGCCCTTTACCCCGGTTTGTCCAAGGTCGGCACCTCCGCAGCCGTTGATGTAACTTCGGCCATGGGCATCTGGTCGGCCAAAAACTGGATGGATACCGGGGTTTTTAGTCCCGTCGACAAACTGGGAAGCCAGGCCCTGGACCAGTTTACCATCCGGCGTAATCCCTGCTACCGGTGCCCTGTGGGCTGTAGCCAGGTAAGGCTTGCAAGGAGCGGCCGGTATGCGGGGGTGCTGAGCGAAGGCCCTGAGTTTGAAACTATATACTCCCTCGGTACCAATGTGGGCGTGGATGATCCCTTTGCAGTCATCGCCGGTGACCGGCTCTGCGATGAGTACGGCCTGGATTCCATATCTGCCGGTGTCACCATAGGTATGGCCCTGGAGCTTTGCGAGCGGGGGATACTGAGCCGGGAAGAAGTCGATGGCCTGGAACTCCGCTTTGGCAACGCCCAGGCCGTGCTGGACCTCATCGTTAAGATGGCCAATCGCGATGGATTTGGCGATGTTCTGGCCGACGGGTCCCGCCTGGCCGCCCAGCGTATCGGCCGGGGTGCCGAGAGGTACGCCATGCACATTAAGGGGCTGGAGCTACCGGCCTATGACATCCGGGGAGCCAAGGCCCATGGACTGAATTATATCACTTCGTACACAGGAGCCGACCATAACCGCGGCTACGCCTTCCAGGAAATCTTCGGAGTCCCCGTCCCCGAGCCGGTGGATCGGCTGGCCGTAGAAGGGAAAGGCAAACTGTGTAAGTGGAACCAGGACTTTTCGGCGGCCTGTTTCGACTCCCCGCCTTTCTGCAATTTCCTCAACTCGGTTCTAGGACCTGAGGGCCCGAGGATTGTAGCCGGCCTGTTGAATGCTGCTTCCGGGCTGAGCCTATCTCCTGAAGACATCTGGAAGGCGGGCGAAAGGATAATGAACCTGGCCCGGGTCTTCCTCGCCCGGGAGGGCTTTAGCCGGGCCGACGACACGCTGCCGCCAAGGCTTATGGAGGAACCCATAAAGAGCGGGGGTTCGGCCGGTCAGCTCATTTCCCGCGAAGACCTCGACAAGATGCTGGACGAGTACTATGAAGCCCGGGGTTGGGATAAGGAAACGGGGCTGCCCACCAAGGAGAAACTGGTAGAGCTGGGCCTGGAATACACGGCGGAAGCCGTGGAAAAGGCCAGGACCGCCCTCAGGAAGTAA